One window of the Anopheles cruzii chromosome 2, idAnoCruzAS_RS32_06, whole genome shotgun sequence genome contains the following:
- the LOC128268899 gene encoding SET and MYND domain-containing protein 4 — protein sequence MCTSLEEPFGAWELLEELWPEITAKDPTGPSMAPPAGETTRVMEFLEQELQDAWENPNVRERLKLRPDMKDTRTANDTRSKGNDLFHPKVKRYIEAIKWYNESLCFSESGSEERALAYANRSAACYELHRYGECLENIRLARASNYPARLMEKLLKREQAAKQALQCNDVNNNLKNDKDDTRRNQKQPHSLTLTYDANRTVPQVANCLELTQSDQFGRYVVTNRDLKAGDVVAIEKPTHTLLLDKFRHMRCDFCHHERPYTLIPCEGCTVAMYCSSECLGAALRSYHGYECPILRDLWRMFTKIPVMAMRTVTTAIVSFDRNLDEMRLHLDALDLDGADVNAFALDWRTASPRDIYNTVHTLDTNERRRGKKDLAQRIFFALFMRDLLVERTVLGPVCEQHPEHSQLLYKLLLRHVQTTPTNMHSLYYMNYDPDTEEFNPANYASACFPLLSMLNHSCAPNLSRVTLPDASCGVLVVRPIPKGGQLFDNYGKHHCLDDLTSRREELAKQYKFCCRCEACENNYGRLSKLPRVDVLQFGAIDTYGIHAKLVRHQPKVAAELLPKLVGYLNNLGCQYPRYELSATQELFLRAFEILHKESSDLVHDLQYCKP from the exons ATGTGTACCTCGCTGGAGGAACCGTTTGGCGCGTGGGAATTGCTCGAAGAACTTTGGCCAGAGATCACTGCGAAAGATCCGACAGGCCCTTCGAtggcaccgccggccggggaaACAACCCGAGTGATGGAGTTTCTTGAACAAGAGTTGCAGGATGCGTGGGAAAACCCGAATGTGCGTGAGCGATTGAAGCTACGGCCGGATATGAAGGACACCCGAACGGCAAACGATACTCGCTCCAAAGGCAACGACTTGTTTCACCCGAAGGTGAAACGGTACATCGAGGCCATCAAGTGGTACAACGAAAGCTTATGCTTCTCCGAAAGCGGTTCCGAAGAAAGGGCCCTAGCGTACGCAAACCGGTCCGCCGCTTGCTACGAGCTGCACCGTTACGGCGAGTGCCTGGAAAACATTCGCCTTGCCCGTGCGTCCAATTATCCGGCCCGGCTGATGGAAAAACTGCTGAAGCGCGAGCAAGCGGCCAAGCAGGCTCTGCAATGCAACGATGTGAACAATAATCTCAAAAATGACAAGGACGACACACGGCGGAACCAGAAACAGCCACACAGCTTGACACTGACGTACGATGCGAACCGTACCGTTCCACAAGTGGCCAACTGTTTGGAACTAACCCAGAGCGATCAGTTTGGGCGCTACGTAGTGACCAATCGTGACCTGAAAGCAGGCGACGTAGTAGCCATCGAGAAACCGACCCATACTTTGCTCCTCGATAAGTTCCGCCACATGAGATGCGACTTTTGTCACCACGAGCGTCCGTACACTCTGATCCCTTGCGAAGGTTGTACCGTGGCCATGTACTGTTCTAGCGAGTGTCTTGGAGCGGCGCTTCGCAGCTACCATGGCTACGAGTGTCCCATCCTACGGGACTTGTGGCGAATGTTCACCAAAATACCCGTGATGGCGATGCGCACCGTAACCACGGCGATCGTGTCGTTCGATCGTAATCTCGATGAAATGCGGCTGCATTTAGACGCACTAGACCTGGACGGTGCCGATGTGAATGCTTTTGCCCTGGACTGGCGCACGGCATCGCCGCGAGATATTTACAACACAGTACACACGCTAGACACGAACGAAAGGCGTCGCGGTAAAAAGGATCTTGCCCAACGGATCTTTTTTGCCCTGTTCATGCGGGATTTGCTAGTGGAGCGCACCGTGCTTGGACCGGTCTGCGAACAGCATCCGGAGCATTCACAGTTGCTGTACAAACTGTTGCTTCGCCACGTGCAAACTACTCCGACGAACATGCACTCCCTTTACTACATGAATTACGATCCGGACACTGAGGAATTCAACCCCGCAAACTACGCCTCAGCTTGCTTTCCTCTACTCAGCATGCTCAACCACTCGTGTGCGCCAAACCTTTCACGGGTCACTCTGCCCGATGCAAGCTGTGGCGTACTGGTTGTAAGACCGATCCCGAAAGGAGGACAGTTGTTTGACAACTACGG AAAGCATCACTGTCTTGACGATCTCACCAGTCGGCGCGAGGAATTGGCCAAACAGTACAAGTTCTGCTGCCGATGCGAGGCATGCGAAAACAATTACGGCCGGCTTTCAAAACTTCCCCGCGTCGACGTACTGCAGTTCGGTGCGATCGATACGTACGGAATCCACGCTAAACTGGTGCGCCATCAGCCGAAGGTGGCTGCCGAATTGCTGCCGAAATTGGTCGGCTACCTGAACAACCTCGGGTGCCAGTATCCACGGTACGAACTGAGCGCGACCCAAGAACTGTTTCTGCGCGCCTTTGAAATTCTGCACAAGGAATCGTCCGATCTCGTGCACGATCTTCAGTACTGTAAACCGTAA
- the LOC128268903 gene encoding U6 snRNA-associated Sm-like protein LSm8 → MSGLESYVNNTVSIITADGRNFVGTLKGFDQTINIILDESHERVYSMNAGIEQVVLGLHIIRGDNVAIIGQLDESVDSKLDFSAIRGMPLEPVVH, encoded by the coding sequence ATGTCGGGCCTCGAGTCGTACGTTAACAATACGGTCTCAATCATCACCGCCGACGGGCGCAACTTTGTCGGCACCCTGAAAGGCTTCGATCAGACGATTAACATCATTCTGGACGAGTCGCACGAGCGCGTTTATTCGATGAATGCTGGCATCGAACAGGTCGTGCTGGGTTTGCACATAATTCGCGGCGATAATGTGGCCATCATTGGGCAACTGGACGAGAGTGTGGACAGCAAGCTAGACTTCTCCGCTATCCGCGGCATGCCGCTGGAACCGGTCGTGCATTGA
- the LOC128278458 gene encoding uncharacterized protein LOC128278458, translated as MRLNMLREITEVLLDPKFLHYISTAYQQSMLTVQQTRILLTDIACCSLMRLDVSSMDKLWDLMVMIFKWQMFLTNKNAPLLLDLTFRHLDGIGRLIPEMRKQILIDSVKKSLIELWDPLCEDEQTIVHRKVYKWLKPYNTKISILIRMGLQKSNGEFESEPKNNLFYNYYTTNIGENIYSKTSNLNALKAHNDPSNAMGSSSNVDIITAGREIDTLVQQLNIQHKPAPGSHTGPNDGPESSKKPDQSTSMHSGLNEIVMNEDTHRHAGPSQQSAEPQEDGSRERAREQPDQPTVLSNGKESNLEKLMKKIKLDKEEFDVVDRGAIDANDELLKMFDQNLQL; from the exons ATGAGGCTAAACA TGCTCCGCGAAATCACCGAGGTGTTGCTGGACCCGAAATTCCTGCACTACATCTCAACGGCGTACCAGCAGAGCATGCTGACGGTGCAGCAAACGCGCATACTGCTGACTGATATCGCCTGTTGTTCGCTCATGCGTTTGGACGTTAGCTCGATGGACAAACTGTGGGATctgatggtgatgattttCAAGTGGCAAATGTTTCTGACCAACAAGAACGCTCCGCTGTTGCTGGATCTCACGTTCCGCCATTTGGACGGTATTGGACGGCTGATTCCGGAGATGCGCAAACAAATTCTGATCGACAGCGTCAAGAAGTCGCTTATCGAACTGTGGGACCCGCTGTGCGAAGACGAGCAGACGATCGTGCACCGCAAGGTGTACAAGTGGCTGAAACCGTACAATACTAAAATTTCCATTCTCATCCGCATGGGGCTGCAAAAATCGAACGGAGAGTTCGAATCCGAACCAAAGAACAACCTGTTTTACAACTACTACACCACCAACATTGGTGAAAATATCTACTCCAAAACATCCAACTTGAACGCGCTTAAGGCACACAATGACCCGTCGAATGCGATGGGAAGCAGCTCGAACGTAGACATTATAACGGCCGGACGCGAAATAGATACACTTGTGCAGCAGTTAAACATACAGCATAAGCCCGCTCCGGGTAGTCACACGGGACCAAACGATGGGCCTGAAAGTTCGAAGAAACCCGACCAATCCACTTCTATGCACAGTGGTTTAAATGAGATTGTAATGAACGAAGATACTCACCGCCACGCAGGACCGAGTCAGCAATCAGCAGAGCCACAGGAGGATGGATCGCGTGAACGTGCCCGTGAGCAGCCGGATCAACCGACCGTGCTCAGCAACGGAAAGGAGAGTAATTTGGAGAAActaatgaaaaaaattaaattagacAAGGAAGAGTTCGACGTGGTCGACCGGGGAGCGATCGATGCTAACGACGAGCTGCTGAAGATGTTTGATCAAAATTTACAACTTTAA
- the LOC128268670 gene encoding myeloid leukemia factor has protein sequence MSLFGMMNDLEDDPIFGHHMRSMRQMNNMLNSLFSDPFGMLGGGGMESIGVGPAGFGMRHNALMPFMAPTMGMNRLLSPAGVPDMGPSYSSSSVISMTSGPGGPQVYQATSSTRTGPGGIKETRKTVQDSRTGTKKMAIGHHIGERAHIIEREHNMSTGTQEERQDFINLDDEEAEDFDREFQSKARSAMSLSSGRRTEQLALPSTQPAPSQRILSITEVTDDNTCERCGNPSDTAICQRCNHGNGSPNRIPQQQQQQQQHQSSKGSRSNRQQQQQQSAANYGSSNPVVTARRPIRSPASSPLSMSSAPIGGGSNHHHITTSVHPHPYNVSGRKSRSLKGPSSSTTPQHHYQ, from the exons atgtctCTCTTCGGGATGATGAACGATCTGGAGGATGATCCAATCTTTGG ACATCATATGCGTTCGATGCGCCAGATGAACAACATGCTCAACTCGCTGTTCTCCGACCCGTTCGGAATGCTCGGGGGCGGTGGAATGGAGAGCATTGGTGTGGGGCCCGCTGGGTTCGGTATGCGTCACAACGCACTGATGCCGTTTATGGCCCCGACCATGGGCATGAACCGCTTGCTGAGCCCGGCCGGTGTCCCCGACATGGGCCCTTCGtactccagcagcagcgtaatTTCGATGACATCAGGCCCGGGTGGGCCCCAGGTGTATCAGGCCACGTCAAGCACACGCACTGGACCTGGTGGCATCAAGGAAACGCGCAAAACCGTACAGGACAGTCGCACCGGCACGAAGAAGATGGCCATCGGGCATCACATCGGCGAGCGGGCACATATTATCGAGCGAGAGCACAATATGTCCACCGGCACCCAGGAGGAGCGCCAGGATTTCATTAACctcgacgacgaggaagcgGAAGACTTTGACCGCGAGTTCCAAAGCAAAGCGCGCAGCGCAATGAGCCTGTCCAGTGGCCGCCGCACCGAACAGTTGGCCCTTCCATCAACACAACCGGC TCCGTCGCAGCGAATTCTTTCGATCACGGAAGTAACGGACGACAACACGTGCGAACGCTGTGGCAATCCGAGTGATACAGCAATCTGCCAGAGGTGTAACCATGGCAACGGCAGTCCGAATCGGAtccctcagcagcagcagcagcagcagcagcatcagtcGTCAAAGGGGTCGCGCAGTAAtagacagcagcagcaacaacagagTGCGGCAAACTACGGAAGTTCCAATCCGGTAGTCACAGCCCGTCGACCGATTCGATCGCCAGCGTCGTCTCCGTTGAGCATGTCGTCGGCGCCAATCGGTGGTGGCAGTAATCATCATCACATTACGACAAG CGTTCATCCGCATCCGTACAACGTATCCGGCAGAAAGTCACGATCGTTGAAGGGGCCCTCTTCGTCCACTACACCACAGCACCATTATCAGTAA
- the LOC128268671 gene encoding mitochondrial uncoupling protein Bmcp: MGEIRDWRPFVYGGMASIMAEFGTFPIDTTKTRLQVQGQKLDRSHSELRYRGMMDAFVKISRQEGVKALYSGIWPAVLRQATYGTIKFGTYYTLKTMATDRGWLHDKATGNESVWCNAACATMAGAISSAIANPTDVLKVRMQVHGKGAKDAGLVRCFREIYVHEGVRGLWRGVGPTAQRAAVIAAVELPVYDFCKLHLMETFGDQVANHFLSSFIASLGSAIASTPIDVIRTRLMNQRHVHRLEHSISPAATATTTTASATSAATHHAASSPVRLYYTGSVDCAVQTVRNEGFRALYKGFIPTWVRMGPWNIIFFITYEQLKQFY, translated from the exons ATGGGAGAAATTCGAGATTGGAGGCCTTTCGTTTACGGCGGCATGGCATCGATAATGGCTGAATTCG GAACGTTCCCTATCGACACAACAAAGACGCGTCTTCAGGTTCAAGGTCAAAAACTGGATCGATCGCACAGCGAGCTGCGGTACCGCGGTATGATGGATGCGTTTGTGAAAATTTCCCGCCAAGAGGGCGTGAAGGCACTGTACTCGGG GATCTGGCCCGCCGTGCTTCGGCAAGCAACGTACGGTACGATCAAGTTCGGTACGTATTACACGCTcaaaacgatggccaccgaccggggcTGGCTGCACGATAAGGCCACGGGCAACGAAAGCGTGTGGTGTAATGCGGCCTGCGCCACGATGGCCGGAGCAATCTCGAGCGCCATCGCCAACCCCACCGACGTGCTGAAGGTTCGCATGCAAGTGCACGGCAAGGGAGCGAAAGATGCTGGACTGGTGCGCTGCTTCCGGGAGATCTACGTGCACGAGGGTGTGCGCGGCCTGTGGCGAGGCGTGGGGCCAACGGCACAGCGGGCCGCCGTGATAGCGGCCGTCGAGCTGCCGGTGTACGATTTTTGCAAGCTGCATCTGATGGAAACGTTTGGCGACCAGGTCGCTAACCATTTCCT GTCTAGTTTTATAGCGAGCTTAGGAAGTGCCATTGCTTCAACGCCAATCGATGTGATAAGA ACCCGCCTCATGAACCAAAGGCACGTGCACCGCCTGGAACACAGCATTTCTCCGGCAGCCACGGCAACCACTACGACGGCCAGTGCGACCAGCGCGGCCACCCACCATGCGGCCAGCAGTCCGGTGCGCCTGTACTACACCGGCAGCGTGGACTGTGCCGTGCAAACCGTGCGCAACGAAGGCTTCCGGGCGCTCTATAAAGGTTTCATCCCGACCTGGGTACGCATGGGACCGTGGAACATCATTTTTTTCATCACTTACGAGCAACTGAAGCAGTTCTACTGA